Proteins found in one Polyangiaceae bacterium genomic segment:
- a CDS encoding radical SAM protein, whose protein sequence is MPSRLRLPALAEKILTRGARAAWPVFRGFGERFPGARMRPGWAPEPLIRKAERTFPTLGWPRKTDSLCPTCVKEVRSAVLSGAANLGALMDHSGEIRADILEHDGNIVMRKTCPKHGTFEDVLSIDPAFLARIENLFPGRDFLAPKTSLREHGSSSIKYGRGSVLTVDLTNRCNMMCDPCFMDANQVGYVHELEWEDIQQILDDSLSVQPRRQMSVQFSGGEPTLSPHFLKAVSYARDVGYFCVQCATNGIRFAQEPEFCHEAKRAGLRLAYLQFDGVTNEANSHRKVGNLFDVKLRAIENLHAAGIDVVLVVTIVNGVNNDQVGPIVQFAIDNADKITVVSFQPVSFTGRDEDVADDVRQAQRYTLSHLAHDVKDQLGATEPLRDWFPLSAMNPFSDVVDHLLGQSAEFGALKCGCHPNCGIGTVLLVHKKTKRWIPVSQMVDVDQLLRDLQEVADAGQKKPLTMAALALALLKNFRQEQAPEGYGLTELVRQVLSQMGAKGDRVGASEGDADEFEWRFLFVAGMWFQDLFNYDFRRTEMCIIPYGTQMGEISFCAYNTGVGWRQVVEKIHRTATVAEWFKEHGKHPVYAKNQKLPLPDGTGSEVVVSATDGRRRLPLVSV, encoded by the coding sequence ATGCCCTCGCGCCTTCGGCTGCCCGCCCTTGCGGAGAAGATCCTCACTCGCGGCGCCCGGGCGGCGTGGCCCGTTTTCCGGGGTTTCGGCGAGCGCTTCCCGGGGGCTCGGATGCGGCCCGGCTGGGCGCCGGAGCCGCTGATCCGCAAGGCGGAGCGGACGTTCCCCACGCTGGGGTGGCCGCGCAAGACCGATTCCCTGTGTCCCACGTGCGTGAAGGAAGTGCGCAGCGCGGTACTCTCCGGCGCGGCGAACCTCGGCGCGCTGATGGACCATTCGGGAGAGATCCGCGCGGACATCCTGGAGCACGACGGCAACATCGTGATGCGGAAGACGTGCCCCAAGCACGGGACCTTCGAGGACGTGCTCAGCATCGATCCCGCGTTCCTCGCACGCATCGAGAATCTGTTTCCCGGTCGGGACTTCCTCGCCCCCAAGACGTCTCTCCGGGAGCACGGTAGCTCCAGCATCAAGTACGGCCGCGGCTCCGTGCTCACCGTGGATCTCACCAACCGCTGCAACATGATGTGCGACCCGTGCTTCATGGATGCCAATCAGGTGGGCTACGTGCACGAGCTCGAATGGGAGGACATCCAGCAGATTTTGGACGACTCCCTGTCCGTGCAGCCCCGCCGGCAAATGAGCGTGCAGTTCTCCGGCGGTGAGCCGACCCTCAGCCCACACTTCTTGAAGGCCGTGAGCTACGCCCGGGACGTGGGCTACTTCTGCGTGCAGTGCGCGACCAACGGCATTCGCTTCGCGCAGGAGCCAGAGTTCTGTCACGAAGCGAAGCGTGCCGGGCTGCGGCTGGCGTACTTGCAGTTCGATGGCGTGACCAACGAGGCCAACAGTCATCGAAAGGTCGGGAACTTGTTCGACGTGAAGCTGCGTGCCATCGAGAACCTGCACGCTGCGGGTATCGACGTGGTGCTGGTGGTCACCATCGTGAACGGCGTCAACAACGACCAGGTGGGACCCATCGTCCAGTTCGCCATCGACAACGCGGACAAGATCACCGTGGTGTCCTTCCAGCCCGTCAGCTTCACCGGCCGGGACGAGGACGTGGCGGACGACGTGCGGCAGGCTCAGCGCTACACCCTGAGCCACCTGGCGCACGACGTGAAAGACCAGCTCGGCGCCACGGAGCCGCTCCGCGACTGGTTCCCGCTCAGCGCCATGAACCCGTTCAGCGACGTGGTGGACCACTTGTTGGGGCAGAGCGCGGAGTTCGGCGCCCTGAAGTGCGGCTGCCACCCGAACTGCGGCATCGGCACCGTGCTCTTGGTCCACAAGAAGACCAAACGTTGGATCCCCGTGAGCCAGATGGTGGACGTGGACCAGCTGCTTCGGGATCTGCAAGAGGTCGCAGACGCGGGTCAGAAGAAGCCGCTGACGATGGCGGCCCTGGCGCTGGCGCTACTCAAGAATTTCCGCCAGGAGCAGGCCCCGGAGGGTTACGGCCTGACGGAGCTGGTGCGGCAGGTGCTGAGCCAGATGGGCGCCAAGGGGGATCGCGTCGGTGCCAGCGAAGGAGACGCCGACGAGTTCGAGTGGCGCTTCCTGTTCGTGGCGGGCATGTGGTTCCAGGATCTCTTCAACTACGATTTTCGTCGCACGGAGATGTGCATCATTCCCTACGGCACCCAGATGGGTGAGATCAGCTTCTGCGCCTACAACACCGGCGTGGGCTGGCGACAGGTGGTGGAGAAGATCCACCGCACGGCGACGGTCGCCGAGTGGTTCAAGGAACACGGCAAGCACCCGGTGTACGCCAAGAACCAGAAGCTGCCGTTGCCGGACGGAACCGGCAGTGAAGTGGTCGTCTCTGCGACGGACGGTCGCCGGCGGCTGCCCCTCGTCTCCGTCTGA
- a CDS encoding protein kinase, producing MASSSPERPTKLDTPGLVELDRDEAAESLLGTTLQDTYILHRLVGEGGMGLVFEAHHTRIAGKRYAIKVLRSEMASSQEVRTRFQREADAAASIDHPNVVGVFDFGYTKDGRPYIVNQYLEGLELGDFIEQQKQLSPELAVYIARQVCHALEAAHDAGVIHRDLKPENIYLTGPLDRPKVKVLDFGLSRFTEMTGNTVTRTGLVMGTPAYMSPEQARGDRADHRVDIYGVGAILYTALTGRAPFNEESPQQTVLAVMSSEPERPRKYAPTMPEELELVVQRAMAREVSDRYQSMPELDAALELFDVYSRAETGARPPRGALMSRVGSSADDVDVGTARSELVFLLTLALLLGLLGLVTTIVGLQDLFWGGRQLSSTEFVLVLAAVIGTLITPLVLTIRFIRRRLWNNSVRIVELIPRLRGPLIMAVAVYGGVTLLGRAFDGFGRALNTPPLAPNLSGWAGWGPILFVVALITAVGMVVRRRLLPRSSGGFLRRMLAGPGVFGTVAVATIALIGFGRARSHRPVLPPPPGTTASAEPINLDALPADSVAAVVTASAAPPSSALVMIQRAPTDEVADAISKGAEALLELRKRYPKDPAVLEPLARALGRDPASYSQAIDVLGNLFTVAPSRVLDRDLSTLVVKIALGPAESSIQALDLMAQRMGQVGPDLLYDLMLTSQTLRRSARERLDDPDVQTRFTPELAITYRIRTAPSCEARVPLLEQAAKEGDTRTIAALLSVATGTKRGCGKRKRSPCPPACAKEAADFRQASSDIQARMNEAKKK from the coding sequence ATGGCGAGCTCCTCTCCCGAAAGACCTACCAAGCTGGATACTCCCGGGCTCGTCGAGCTGGACCGGGACGAGGCCGCGGAGAGCCTGCTTGGGACGACGCTCCAGGACACCTACATCCTCCACCGGCTGGTGGGGGAGGGGGGCATGGGGCTGGTGTTCGAGGCCCACCACACCCGCATCGCCGGCAAACGCTACGCCATCAAGGTGCTGCGCTCCGAGATGGCCTCCAGCCAGGAGGTGCGCACCCGCTTCCAGCGGGAGGCGGACGCCGCCGCCAGCATCGACCACCCCAACGTCGTGGGGGTCTTCGATTTCGGCTACACGAAGGACGGCCGGCCTTACATCGTCAATCAGTACCTGGAAGGGCTCGAGCTCGGCGACTTCATCGAGCAGCAAAAGCAACTGTCGCCCGAGCTCGCCGTCTACATTGCCCGCCAGGTCTGTCACGCCCTCGAGGCCGCCCACGACGCCGGCGTCATTCATCGCGACCTGAAGCCGGAGAACATCTATCTCACGGGCCCGTTGGATCGCCCCAAGGTCAAGGTCCTCGACTTCGGTCTCTCTCGGTTCACGGAGATGACCGGCAACACCGTCACCCGCACCGGCCTGGTGATGGGAACGCCCGCCTACATGTCGCCGGAGCAGGCCCGTGGCGATCGCGCGGATCACCGCGTGGACATCTATGGCGTGGGCGCCATCTTGTACACCGCGCTCACGGGTCGAGCGCCCTTCAACGAAGAGTCCCCACAGCAGACGGTGCTGGCGGTGATGAGCTCGGAGCCCGAGCGGCCCCGCAAGTACGCGCCCACCATGCCCGAGGAGCTGGAGCTGGTGGTGCAGCGCGCGATGGCGCGAGAGGTGTCGGATCGCTATCAATCGATGCCGGAGCTCGACGCGGCGCTGGAGCTGTTCGACGTCTACAGTCGGGCCGAGACGGGTGCTCGGCCGCCACGCGGCGCGCTGATGTCGCGCGTCGGTTCCAGCGCGGACGACGTGGACGTGGGCACCGCCCGCAGCGAGCTGGTGTTCCTGCTCACGCTCGCCCTTTTGTTGGGCCTGTTGGGTCTGGTCACCACCATCGTCGGCCTGCAAGACTTGTTCTGGGGCGGGCGCCAGCTCTCATCCACGGAGTTCGTGTTGGTGCTGGCGGCGGTCATCGGCACGCTGATCACGCCGTTGGTGCTCACCATTCGCTTCATTCGCCGGCGGCTGTGGAACAACAGCGTGCGGATCGTGGAGCTGATCCCTCGGCTGCGCGGACCGCTGATCATGGCCGTGGCCGTGTACGGTGGCGTGACGCTGCTCGGCCGTGCCTTCGATGGCTTTGGTCGTGCGTTGAACACGCCGCCCCTGGCGCCCAATCTTTCCGGCTGGGCGGGGTGGGGTCCGATCCTATTCGTCGTCGCGCTGATCACTGCAGTGGGCATGGTGGTCCGACGCCGCTTGCTGCCGCGGAGCAGCGGGGGATTCTTGCGGCGCATGCTGGCGGGGCCCGGGGTGTTCGGCACCGTGGCCGTCGCGACCATCGCCCTGATCGGTTTCGGCCGCGCCCGCTCGCACCGTCCGGTGCTGCCGCCGCCGCCGGGCACGACGGCGAGCGCGGAGCCCATCAATTTGGACGCCCTGCCCGCGGACTCGGTCGCGGCGGTCGTGACGGCGAGCGCGGCGCCGCCCTCGTCGGCCCTGGTCATGATCCAGCGCGCGCCCACCGACGAGGTCGCGGACGCGATTTCGAAGGGCGCCGAAGCCTTGCTGGAGCTGCGCAAGCGCTATCCGAAGGACCCCGCGGTGCTCGAGCCCCTGGCGCGCGCGCTGGGAAGGGATCCGGCCAGCTACTCCCAGGCCATCGACGTGCTCGGCAACTTGTTCACGGTGGCTCCGAGCCGCGTGCTCGATCGCGATCTCTCCACCCTGGTGGTGAAGATCGCCCTCGGTCCCGCGGAGTCGTCCATCCAGGCGTTGGATCTCATGGCCCAACGCATGGGTCAGGTGGGGCCGGATCTGCTCTACGATCTGATGCTCACCAGTCAGACCCTCCGGCGCTCGGCCCGAGAGCGCCTCGACGACCCGGACGTTCAGACGCGCTTCACGCCCGAGCTGGCCATCACCTATCGAATCCGCACCGCGCCCAGCTGTGAAGCACGCGTTCCGCTGCTCGAGCAAGCCGCGAAGGAGGGCGACACGCGCACCATCGCCGCGCTCTTGTCCGTGGCTACGGGAACCAAGCGCGGGTGCGGTAAGCGGAAGCGCTCGCCGTGTCCGCCGGCCTGCGCCAAGGAAGCCGCGGATTTTCGCCAGGCGTCTTCCGACATCCAAGCGCGCATGAACGAAGCCAAGAAGAAGTAG
- a CDS encoding acetoacetate decarboxylase family protein, translating into MKNRRFFRVPRTTHHTSAGLVDLPILYFDVRTVVAFFDAPLAGVEQVLEGTHLVPAVVRGRRAACALAFYEYRDTSVGVYNEMGTAILVLREGEPRPALGPLDLMRSPRARRIGMYVVDLPVTTALANAAGRELWGYPKFVTEIPFELRGRHFDSSVMDPDGQRRILRLRGDAGRGIVGPPLSLSTYTFLDGALIRTPVDVRGPIRIHSSGSLRLEIGASDHPMAQRLRTLGLAETAPSFVTISDRFQSKLHAGTRVEAL; encoded by the coding sequence ATGAAGAACCGAAGATTTTTCCGAGTTCCTCGCACCACGCACCACACCAGCGCCGGACTCGTGGATCTACCCATCCTGTACTTCGACGTGCGCACCGTGGTGGCGTTCTTCGACGCGCCGCTCGCTGGCGTGGAGCAAGTGCTCGAGGGCACGCATCTGGTCCCGGCGGTCGTGCGCGGCCGCCGCGCCGCGTGCGCGCTGGCCTTCTACGAGTACCGAGACACGTCGGTGGGCGTGTACAACGAGATGGGCACGGCGATCCTGGTGCTGCGCGAGGGGGAGCCGCGGCCGGCTCTCGGCCCGCTGGATCTGATGCGCTCGCCGCGCGCGCGGCGCATCGGCATGTACGTGGTCGACCTGCCCGTGACCACGGCCCTCGCCAACGCCGCTGGGCGTGAGCTCTGGGGCTACCCGAAGTTCGTCACCGAAATCCCCTTCGAGCTCCGTGGGCGGCACTTCGACAGCTCGGTGATGGATCCCGATGGCCAGCGCCGCATCCTGCGGCTCCGTGGCGACGCGGGGCGAGGCATCGTTGGTCCGCCGCTCTCGCTATCCACCTACACGTTCCTGGACGGCGCGCTGATCCGGACGCCCGTGGACGTGCGTGGCCCCATCCGGATCCACTCTTCCGGGAGCTTGCGGCTGGAAATTGGAGCGTCCGATCACCCCATGGCCCAGCGCCTCAGGACGCTCGGCCTGGCCGAAACTGCGCCCTCTTTCGTGACCATTTCGGATCGCTTTCAATCGAAGCTTCACGCGGGTACACGGGTGGAGGCGCTGTAG
- a CDS encoding acyl-CoA dehydrogenase: protein MAERVVGHLPPDHPLSPQLAFGGLGRLAQSLVMYPERSLWEADTESLPRPLAQFRRRMRAFAEAELAPRALAADAAPHPPVGELTPPARELLEVAARAGLLSDLLPRPFGSQNPLLLAQPLALPAALKTEELAAVDGGLMLLLSATALGVAPIVLSGLRAIRRFVVPAFAECAEGRPHVFAYAITEPGGGSDVEDGHGARSYVPGVVARRAAGGYRLSGRKVYISGGDIAKTIVVFAALEGEGMESWTAFVVRQPSDGLTVVRTELKMGMRASGAAEVLLEDAFVPRDHVLVGERRGWALNRAVLNMSRIPVAGMGVGFARGATETALSFARDYRLGRRRLVDYQHVQLELARMVADTAAARSMVWAAARRKQAVQHEAAAAKQFATDVARRVCTRAMDLLGNHAVRHDGRVEKAYRDARLTQIFEGTNEINRLAMIEDLQHELAP, encoded by the coding sequence ATGGCTGAGCGCGTCGTCGGTCATCTGCCCCCGGATCACCCGCTGTCCCCACAGCTCGCCTTCGGTGGCCTCGGGCGCTTGGCGCAATCGCTGGTGATGTATCCGGAGCGCTCGCTCTGGGAAGCGGATACCGAGAGCTTGCCGCGACCCCTCGCGCAGTTTCGCCGGCGCATGCGCGCGTTCGCCGAGGCGGAGCTCGCGCCCCGGGCGCTGGCCGCGGACGCGGCGCCCCACCCGCCGGTGGGGGAGCTGACGCCGCCGGCGCGGGAGCTGTTGGAGGTCGCAGCTCGCGCGGGGCTCTTGAGCGACCTCCTGCCCCGGCCGTTCGGCTCGCAGAACCCGTTGCTGCTGGCGCAGCCGCTCGCGCTGCCGGCGGCGCTCAAGACCGAGGAGCTGGCGGCGGTGGACGGTGGCTTGATGCTGCTGCTGTCGGCGACGGCGCTCGGGGTCGCTCCCATCGTGCTGTCCGGGCTGCGCGCCATTCGCCGCTTCGTCGTGCCCGCCTTCGCCGAGTGCGCCGAGGGTCGGCCTCACGTCTTTGCCTACGCCATCACCGAGCCCGGCGGCGGCTCGGACGTGGAGGACGGCCACGGTGCACGGTCCTACGTCCCCGGCGTCGTCGCACGCCGCGCTGCCGGCGGCTATCGCTTGAGCGGGCGCAAGGTCTACATCTCCGGCGGAGACATCGCCAAGACCATCGTCGTGTTCGCCGCCCTCGAAGGCGAAGGAATGGAGTCCTGGACGGCGTTCGTCGTGCGCCAGCCGAGCGACGGCCTCACGGTGGTGCGCACCGAGCTGAAGATGGGCATGCGCGCGTCGGGAGCGGCGGAGGTGCTCCTGGAGGACGCCTTCGTTCCCCGGGACCACGTGCTCGTGGGGGAGCGTCGCGGTTGGGCGCTCAATCGCGCCGTTTTGAACATGTCCCGCATTCCCGTGGCGGGGATGGGCGTGGGCTTCGCCCGCGGCGCCACGGAAACGGCGCTGAGCTTCGCCCGCGACTACCGCCTGGGGCGTCGTCGTTTGGTGGACTACCAGCATGTACAGCTCGAGCTCGCGCGCATGGTGGCCGACACCGCCGCGGCCCGGTCCATGGTGTGGGCGGCGGCCCGTCGGAAGCAGGCGGTCCAGCACGAAGCGGCGGCCGCGAAACAATTTGCCACGGACGTCGCGCGGAGGGTCTGCACCCGCGCCATGGATCTGCTCGGCAACCACGCCGTGCGCCACGACGGCCGGGTGGAGAAGGCGTACCGTGACGCGCGGCTGACCCAGATCTTCGAGGGAACCAACGAGATCAACCGGCTGGCCATGATCGAGGACCTGCAACACGAGCTCGCACCATGA
- a CDS encoding DUF4352 domain-containing protein, translating to MGLRLGVRALVPAIAIVGLALLACKKKSTTTSTGPAATATATAKPKPVDPPTPTQTFKLNEVAKLDGISITLQEFKDCRLSNFYSRRALSKKKQKLIGVLVLSEGNGDKSHSSSWSYFKVTDPEGLTYRATTRSGSDCSPTFKSTSLGKGEKSKGWVLFEVPETLENANVTMTYTNRRPYRSGADLSNREEKVKFKPGG from the coding sequence ATGGGACTCCGGTTGGGAGTCAGAGCGCTCGTTCCCGCGATTGCCATCGTGGGCCTGGCGCTGCTGGCGTGTAAGAAAAAGAGCACGACGACGAGTACGGGCCCCGCGGCAACCGCCACCGCGACGGCGAAACCCAAGCCCGTCGATCCACCCACCCCCACTCAAACGTTCAAGCTCAACGAAGTCGCCAAGCTCGACGGCATCAGCATCACGCTGCAGGAGTTCAAGGACTGCCGTCTGAGCAACTTCTACAGTCGGCGCGCGCTTTCCAAGAAGAAGCAAAAGCTCATCGGCGTGTTGGTGCTCTCCGAGGGCAACGGCGACAAGAGCCACTCTTCATCTTGGTCGTACTTCAAGGTCACGGATCCCGAGGGGCTCACCTACCGAGCAACCACGCGCAGCGGCTCGGACTGCTCGCCCACCTTCAAGTCCACCAGCTTGGGGAAGGGGGAGAAGTCGAAGGGCTGGGTGCTGTTCGAAGTTCCCGAGACCCTCGAGAACGCGAACGTCACGATGACCTACACCAATCGCCGGCCCTACCGGTCGGGCGCGGATCTCTCGAACCGCGAAGAGAAGGTGAAGTTCAAGCCCGGCGGCTGA
- a CDS encoding TerB family tellurite resistance protein: MGSLEVDLTSFGADKLRAAVLTALEGAGGGGLPSADRLRKGAAATLESSDDEVSTYFVSMLEIGYLIASADGFAEEERHALATLLEQVTGKAVSHDALELHFHDLDDAVEMLGRRERLRRAAEDFTGGMGEKEALGFAAVVALADGKLAAPESDALLELGGHFGLSPEDVSQVIAGVVTRIKAELEN, from the coding sequence ATGGGGTCACTGGAAGTGGATTTGACGAGCTTCGGAGCCGACAAGCTCCGAGCCGCCGTGCTCACTGCCCTGGAGGGGGCTGGCGGCGGTGGATTGCCCTCTGCGGACCGGCTGCGAAAGGGCGCGGCGGCGACGCTCGAAAGCAGCGACGACGAAGTGAGCACCTACTTCGTATCGATGCTGGAGATCGGCTATCTGATCGCCTCCGCCGACGGCTTCGCCGAGGAGGAGCGACACGCTCTGGCCACGCTCTTGGAACAGGTCACCGGGAAGGCCGTGAGCCACGACGCTCTGGAGCTGCACTTCCATGACTTGGACGACGCCGTGGAGATGCTTGGACGCCGAGAGCGGCTCCGCCGCGCTGCGGAAGACTTCACGGGCGGGATGGGCGAAAAAGAAGCCCTGGGCTTCGCTGCGGTGGTCGCCCTCGCGGACGGCAAGCTGGCAGCGCCCGAAAGCGACGCGTTGCTCGAGCTGGGCGGCCACTTCGGTCTCTCGCCGGAGGACGTTTCGCAGGTGATCGCGGGGGTCGTCACGCGCATCAAGGCAGAGCTCGAGAACTGA
- a CDS encoding GTPase domain-containing protein, translating into MSFINHMTKEINCKVVYYGPGLCGKTTNLQYLFEKTSPNAKGKMISLATETERTLFFDFMPIDLGTVKGFKIRLHLYTVPGQVFYDASRKLILKGADGVVFVADSQLERMEANQESVENLRANLIEHGMNLSAIPYVVQYNKRDLPNAVDVAELRTAVNPTNVPDFEASARTGQGVFETLKGVSRGVLQKLTR; encoded by the coding sequence ATGAGCTTCATCAACCACATGACCAAAGAGATCAACTGCAAGGTCGTGTATTACGGCCCCGGTCTCTGCGGTAAGACGACGAACCTCCAGTACCTGTTCGAGAAGACGAGCCCCAACGCCAAGGGCAAGATGATCTCGCTCGCCACCGAGACCGAGCGCACGCTCTTCTTCGACTTCATGCCCATCGATCTCGGCACCGTGAAGGGCTTCAAGATCCGGCTGCACCTGTACACCGTCCCCGGCCAGGTGTTCTACGACGCCAGCCGCAAGCTGATCTTGAAGGGCGCGGACGGCGTGGTGTTCGTCGCGGATTCCCAGCTCGAGCGCATGGAAGCCAACCAGGAGAGCGTGGAGAACCTGCGCGCCAACTTGATCGAGCACGGCATGAACTTGAGCGCGATTCCCTACGTCGTTCAGTACAACAAGCGGGACCTGCCCAACGCCGTGGACGTGGCGGAGCTCCGCACGGCGGTGAACCCGACGAACGTGCCGGACTTCGAGGCCAGCGCACGCACCGGCCAGGGAGTGTTCGAGACGCTGAAGGGCGTGTCCCGGGGCGTGCTCCAGAAGCTCACCCGCTAA
- a CDS encoding SDR family oxidoreductase, which translates to MSGKVCLVTGANTGIGAVTARELAHAGAHVVLACRKKERAEPVLAEIAADGGKADFLQLDLADLASVRSAAEGFLARDLPLHVLVNNAGLAGQRGITKDGFELAFGVNHLGHFLFTLLLLDKLKESAPARIVIVSSGNHYKAAGFDWEAVRKSTASVTGLPEYSASKLANVLFAKELTRRLPADVTTYSLHPGVVASDVWRGVPWPFRSIMKLFMVSNEEGAQTSLYCATSPELAGESGKYYDRCREKRPNRVAGDEALARELWDKSVAWTSAP; encoded by the coding sequence ATGAGCGGGAAGGTGTGCCTGGTGACGGGCGCCAACACCGGTATCGGTGCCGTCACGGCTCGGGAGCTGGCGCACGCCGGGGCGCACGTCGTCTTGGCGTGTCGCAAGAAGGAACGCGCCGAGCCGGTGCTCGCGGAAATCGCAGCGGACGGCGGCAAGGCAGACTTCCTGCAACTGGACCTCGCGGATCTAGCGAGCGTGCGGAGCGCCGCGGAGGGGTTCCTGGCGCGGGACCTGCCGCTGCACGTGCTGGTGAACAACGCCGGGCTCGCCGGTCAGCGCGGCATCACCAAGGACGGCTTCGAGCTGGCCTTCGGCGTGAACCACTTGGGCCACTTCCTGTTCACGCTGCTGCTCTTGGACAAGCTGAAGGAGTCCGCGCCGGCGCGCATCGTGATCGTCTCGAGCGGCAACCACTACAAGGCCGCTGGCTTCGATTGGGAGGCCGTGCGGAAGTCCACCGCGAGCGTGACCGGGTTGCCGGAATACAGCGCCAGCAAGCTCGCCAACGTGCTCTTCGCGAAGGAGCTCACGCGGCGGCTGCCGGCCGACGTCACGACCTACTCGCTGCATCCGGGGGTGGTAGCCTCGGACGTGTGGCGCGGCGTGCCGTGGCCTTTTCGCTCCATCATGAAGCTGTTCATGGTCAGCAACGAAGAAGGCGCCCAGACCTCGCTGTACTGCGCCACGTCCCCCGAGCTGGCGGGCGAGAGCGGCAAGTACTACGACCGCTGCCGCGAGAAGCGCCCGAACCGCGTGGCGGGGGACGAAGCCCTGGCACGCGAGCTGTGGGACAAGAGCGTGGCG